In the Nerophis ophidion isolate RoL-2023_Sa linkage group LG19, RoL_Noph_v1.0, whole genome shotgun sequence genome, one interval contains:
- the cfap97d2 gene encoding uncharacterized protein cfap97d2, producing the protein MNTFWCRCNLQPTLTSMSSHLAYQPVLPSGNKYLQQKWDQICYDIHRTKLRTMKPTVDNTAPKTYDHPKTLKCEDYWTMRIEKENRLLLDKISHIMKTNGRVDNRNYYEKKSLSLEKRQRELVRITKENQEILLRLNRCRSQYDVRHWHQDWLKTLRVMDAIARYPRGRGSLQKEKVSKRRDNNDTTTDEAKAQRH; encoded by the exons ATGAACACATTCTGGTGCAGGTGTAACTTGCAGCCAACTTTAACAAG TATGTCATCACATCTGGCATACCAACCTGTGCTGCCCAGTGGGAACAAGTACCTTCAGCAGAAATGGGACCAGATTTGTTATGATATACACAGGACAAAG TTGAGGACCATGAAACCAACAGTGGACAATACAGCGCCAAAGACATATGATCACCCAAAAACGCTAAAG TGTGAAGACTATTGGACGATGAGGATTGAGAAGGAAAACCGTCTCCTCCTTGACAAAATATCCCACATTATGAAGACCAACGGGAGGGTCGACAACAGGAATTATTACGAGAAGAAAAG TCTCAGTTTGGAGAAACGGCAGCGGGAGTTGGTGAGAATCACCAAAGAGAACCAGGAGATCCTGCTGCGTCTGAACCGGTGCAGGTCCCAGTACGACGTCAGACATTGGCACCAAGATTGGCTTAAAACGCTGAGGGTGATGGACGCCATCGCACGCTACCCAAGAGGAAGAGGAAGTCTGCAAAAG GAAAAGGTCAGCAAAAGGAGAGACAACAATGACACAACAACGGATGAAGCCAAAGCTCAACGTCATTAG